In the genome of Romeriopsis navalis LEGE 11480, one region contains:
- a CDS encoding helix-turn-helix domain-containing protein, with amino-acid sequence MSDQDLRTQPALSDRELQVIELVTAGMTNEQIAEKLEISKRTVDNHISNILTKTETQNRVALVRWALQWGKVCIDDVNCCTLPPFEEE; translated from the coding sequence ATGTCTGATCAAGATCTCCGAACCCAGCCAGCTCTTTCGGATCGAGAACTTCAGGTGATTGAGCTGGTCACTGCGGGGATGACCAATGAGCAAATTGCCGAGAAGTTAGAAATTAGCAAGCGTACGGTTGATAATCATATCAGTAATATTTTGACTAAAACTGAGACCCAAAATCGTGTAGCCCTTGTACGATGGGCTTTGCAGTGGGGTAAGGTGTGCATTGACGATGTTAACTGCTGTACATTGCCACCATTTGAAGAAGAGTAG
- a CDS encoding PP2C family protein-serine/threonine phosphatase produces the protein MAQSIYCPNPLCQAANPVEHRSCQTCKTAIPHHYLWLPNSRGIAGKQSGDLVDERYLILRSQVVLDTKPSNVPLFVEEIDNWAIRYAELFPYKAHIPQIYGYLNHENQLYGLLENNAVYQSDATLSNGTAIAGRLMPDIASCWNTANLERQVAWISQIFSLWQPLGLLGLTETLLKPELIRVDGENVRFLNLESDQTANPSLADFAVLWGDLLDWGNSTFWSGIANEMIQGQIVNSDQVLSLLDQEMRMIHLSSGSSTFNVDIATLTDRGPSRTENQDACYPASNTYSQLKAGDRPWLVVCDGVGGHEGGSLASKLAISTIERYLDSVDLETCLSDDVEIAMEKAILAANDVICERNDRESREAKQRMGTTVVIAYIRHNQLFLSHVGDSRAYRITNSGCYQITVDDDLASREAIYGSAFYREALQYPGTGALTQALGMSASTQLQPTSQRFWLTESSVFLLCSDGLSDFDLVDRIWAAEIRPVLHDRAQLKLACQRLVAIANAQNGHDNVTVGLLHIMRPEPTVASQPNNPTVAVAADQPANGNAVKLPATRVATISPNRANWLKVSLLSCLLLGLIGGGSFIWWRGQQQAASTQPVATPVPTATSLATVDAETLQQVNQILEVKPGPVALALLPQPPDPNNRELPIKTGDLAPGTIVQVKGQTITQNQENWLMLKVCSVPFGPTAEPTTVLSVAAEGWQQLQRVATQVTLPATLLPAQLGNCDPAGTIPPAPAPVPVAPGIPSPLPVSPNQAQ, from the coding sequence ATGGCTCAATCTATCTATTGTCCTAATCCCCTATGCCAAGCTGCTAATCCAGTTGAACATCGATCGTGCCAAACCTGTAAGACAGCCATTCCGCATCATTATCTATGGCTACCTAACAGTCGAGGAATCGCTGGTAAGCAAAGCGGTGATTTAGTCGATGAGCGTTATCTGATTTTGCGATCGCAGGTCGTACTTGATACAAAGCCGAGTAATGTCCCCTTGTTTGTTGAAGAAATTGATAACTGGGCAATTCGATACGCCGAATTATTTCCCTACAAAGCGCATATCCCACAAATTTATGGCTATCTCAACCATGAAAATCAGCTCTATGGGCTATTAGAAAACAACGCTGTTTATCAATCGGATGCCACACTCAGTAATGGAACGGCAATTGCTGGTCGACTCATGCCAGATATCGCTTCCTGTTGGAACACAGCAAATCTTGAACGGCAGGTTGCTTGGATCTCACAAATTTTTAGTCTTTGGCAGCCATTAGGACTTTTAGGGTTAACGGAAACGCTTTTAAAACCAGAACTGATTCGAGTTGATGGAGAAAATGTCCGTTTTCTTAATCTTGAATCTGATCAAACGGCGAACCCATCGTTAGCTGATTTTGCAGTTCTTTGGGGTGATTTGCTTGATTGGGGTAATTCCACATTTTGGTCAGGTATTGCCAACGAAATGATCCAAGGCCAGATTGTTAATAGTGATCAAGTCTTGAGTTTGCTGGATCAAGAAATGCGGATGATCCATTTATCTAGTGGATCATCTACATTTAACGTTGATATTGCAACATTGACCGATCGAGGACCAAGCCGTACAGAAAACCAAGATGCTTGCTATCCGGCATCAAATACTTATTCACAATTAAAAGCTGGCGATCGACCATGGTTAGTGGTTTGTGATGGAGTGGGTGGTCATGAAGGCGGCAGTTTGGCATCAAAGTTAGCGATTAGTACAATCGAACGCTATCTCGATTCAGTTGATCTGGAAACTTGTCTTTCAGATGATGTTGAAATTGCCATGGAAAAAGCAATTTTGGCGGCGAATGATGTGATCTGTGAGCGCAACGATCGTGAAAGTCGCGAAGCCAAGCAGCGCATGGGAACGACTGTGGTCATTGCTTATATTCGTCATAATCAATTATTTTTGTCGCACGTCGGTGATAGTCGGGCCTATCGCATTACCAATTCAGGTTGTTATCAAATCACAGTGGATGATGATTTGGCATCGCGGGAGGCGATCTATGGGAGTGCCTTCTATCGCGAAGCATTGCAATATCCTGGGACTGGAGCCTTAACCCAGGCTTTGGGAATGTCGGCTTCAACGCAGCTACAGCCGACATCACAGCGATTTTGGTTGACCGAATCTTCAGTCTTTTTGCTCTGTTCTGATGGGTTAAGTGATTTTGATTTAGTCGATCGGATTTGGGCGGCGGAAATCCGTCCGGTATTACACGATCGGGCACAACTAAAATTGGCTTGTCAGCGTTTGGTGGCGATTGCGAATGCGCAGAATGGTCATGACAATGTCACGGTTGGGTTACTCCATATCATGCGACCAGAACCGACTGTCGCGAGTCAGCCAAACAATCCGACGGTGGCCGTTGCCGCCGATCAACCGGCAAATGGTAATGCTGTAAAACTACCGGCAACCCGAGTTGCCACAATTTCCCCCAACCGTGCCAATTGGCTCAAAGTTAGCTTACTGAGTTGTCTATTGCTGGGGCTAATCGGGGGTGGCAGTTTTATTTGGTGGCGCGGACAGCAGCAAGCGGCTTCCACTCAACCCGTTGCTACACCTGTCCCAACCGCAACGTCACTGGCCACGGTTGATGCGGAAACCCTACAGCAGGTCAATCAGATTCTTGAAGTGAAGCCAGGGCCAGTGGCGCTCGCGCTATTGCCTCAACCGCCAGATCCGAATAATCGTGAGTTGCCGATCAAAACTGGTGATCTGGCTCCGGGGACGATCGTCCAAGTGAAAGGTCAAACCATCACACAGAACCAGGAAAATTGGCTGATGCTCAAGGTGTGTTCTGTCCCGTTTGGGCCAACGGCGGAGCCGACGACAGTGTTGTCGGTGGCGGCGGAAGGTTGGCAACAGCTACAGCGGGTGGCGACACAAGTTACCCTACCGGCGACATTACTACCGGCGCAACTGGGTAACTGTGACCCAGCAGGGACGATCCCCCCGGCGCCAGCACCAGTGCCGGTTGCGCCAGGGATTCCTTCACCGTTACCAGTGTCCCCAAACCAGGCACAATAG